The following coding sequences lie in one Pseudomonas sp. B33.4 genomic window:
- a CDS encoding SAM-dependent methyltransferase, whose product MSVTAPATKPAPDHHAQFIELLQTSLEQNGFIKLVLAKYVGEEAELQRVIIKAVTVKAQPNLSFVYRYKTRDITKNLPLVEGVAAIAELLPASFKNAHLLAVTDEAQLEYSKKGKSSLFKSKPQQLREAPSAEHNREKNRYLDLSRPFLKDLGVTNAQHELIPAMSRKWKQINKFIEVFSHALTSSPLALDQPVRVADFGSGKGYLTFAIHDYLRNTLKAEGEVTGVELREEMVNLCNAAAAKLDHPGLVFKCGDVRSVAPSELDVMIALHACDIATDYAIHTGIRSGASIIMCSPCCHKQIRLQIQSPALLKPMLQYGLHLGQQAEMVTDSLRALFLEACGYETKVFEFISLDHTNKNKMILAVKRAEPVDPAQLLVKIEELKAFYHISEHCLETLLRADGYLA is encoded by the coding sequence ATGTCCGTTACTGCACCTGCCACCAAGCCCGCGCCCGATCACCACGCCCAGTTCATCGAGCTGCTGCAAACCAGTCTCGAACAGAACGGCTTCATCAAACTGGTGCTGGCCAAGTACGTCGGTGAAGAGGCGGAACTGCAGCGGGTCATCATCAAAGCGGTGACGGTCAAAGCGCAGCCGAATCTGTCTTTCGTCTATCGCTACAAAACCCGCGACATCACCAAAAACCTGCCTTTGGTTGAAGGTGTGGCGGCGATTGCCGAGTTGTTGCCGGCCTCGTTCAAAAATGCGCATTTACTCGCGGTGACTGACGAAGCCCAGCTTGAATACAGCAAAAAGGGCAAGTCTTCGCTGTTCAAGAGCAAACCTCAGCAATTGCGCGAAGCGCCGTCTGCCGAACACAATCGTGAGAAAAACCGTTATCTCGACCTGAGCCGACCGTTCCTCAAAGACTTGGGTGTGACCAACGCGCAACATGAGCTGATCCCGGCGATGTCGCGCAAGTGGAAGCAGATCAACAAGTTCATCGAAGTGTTCAGCCATGCCCTGACCTCGTCGCCGTTGGCGCTGGACCAACCGGTACGTGTGGCGGATTTCGGCTCGGGCAAGGGTTACCTGACGTTCGCCATTCACGATTACCTGCGCAACACCTTGAAGGCCGAGGGCGAGGTCACTGGCGTTGAGTTGCGTGAGGAAATGGTCAACCTGTGCAACGCCGCCGCGGCGAAGCTCGATCACCCGGGGCTGGTGTTCAAGTGCGGTGACGTGCGCAGCGTGGCGCCAAGCGAGCTGGATGTGATGATCGCCCTGCATGCCTGCGACATCGCCACTGACTACGCGATCCACACCGGCATCCGTTCAGGCGCGTCGATCATCATGTGCTCGCCGTGCTGCCACAAACAGATCCGCCTGCAGATCCAGAGCCCGGCGCTGCTCAAACCGATGTTGCAATACGGTTTGCACCTCGGTCAGCAAGCGGAAATGGTCACCGATAGCTTGCGTGCGCTGTTCCTGGAAGCCTGCGGATACGAGACCAAAGTGTTCGAGTTTATTTCGCTGGATCACACCAACAAGAACAAGATGATTCTCGCGGTAAAACGCGCCGAGCCGGTCGACCCGGCTCAGCTGTTGGTGAAGATCGAAGAGTTGAAGGCTTTCTACCACATCAGCGAGCACTGCCTGGAAACCCTG